The Nymphalis io chromosome 3, ilAglIoxx1.1, whole genome shotgun sequence genome contains the following window.
TTTCTTACGGCACCAACATAAGAGAAAGGggataacttttaatttattatacagtgtTATATAAAGTGGAAAACTTGTTGGCAATGAGGGCCATTTTGTTTTTTGCCACCATCGAAATTCTGTTTCTGTAAGGTTAAATGAAGAAATTGACACTACTTTGACACTTGCCTCAAACGGAAgcttgtttttgtatatttgataGAGGCCTATTATTCCtacttactaatataaaaactatcttTAAATATGGTCAcactataaaactttatttttaaaacttgtaGTTTCAAGAAAAATGAAATgctttaaacaaataacaatgcAGCAGTAATCGATAGTAATTATAAGACGTACCGAGTAGGACTCCATGTAGCAGCAGTAATTTTATGGCGATTTGGCAGAGACCACAGTACTGCAGACTCACGACAGTCTTCGCTCCAAACTCGCATCGTCCAGTCGCCTACAGTTAGAAAGTTCTTTAAGAACCCAGGGTTTCGCTCCAGTGACCACACCGGGCCAAGATGTGCTTCgtactataaatttatatgaattcgttttaatattttataaaaacaataaaaatattaataagctaGCATGTCACCTTGGCTGGTAATTTCTCTATAGGGGTTTTGCCTTTACGATTTCCACCGATGATTAGACCGTTCTCAGTGCCAACCATAAAACGTGTTGGTATAGTTGGTTCATACTCGAGAACACTAATAGCATTAGCTGATGCCATATTTTGTACGTCGAAGGATGATTTTACAACATCCATGATCATTTCGTCGGTGGGGGCACTCATGTTACGGATATCCCACCATTTGCAAGCCCCATCTGATCCCCCAGAAAAAAACTCTTGACCTGATTttgagtttatatataaaacattctttACAAGTTCTCTATGCGCCACATGCGGGGCGCATGCGACGGTAGGTACTCCACCACGCCGCTTGTCCCACACGCCCACTTGTCCGTTCATTAGTCCACCAATTAGTACGTTGTGATCGCGGGGGTTGAACTGTAAGTCTAAGAGTGCTGCTGGAGGAGTAATTATAATGTCAGGGTAGTTTGCATTTTCCAAGTCCCAAATATAAGACTCAATAGGAGCTCGTGGGCTATGATTGAAATCAACATCTACATAGGTAACGGCAAAACTATGGCCCTCTGGGTGCCAACAGATGGAACTGATAGGTCGTCCAACTCCAGCAGCCGTATCGCGATAAACATTAACAGTACGACAGCTATTCTTCTCAATAGGCGGTTGTGTCGACATTTCTGCGTAATACGTACCATACATGTCGAT
Protein-coding sequences here:
- the LOC126780932 gene encoding dynein axonemal intermediate chain 2-like; translation: MEIAYSYTKRRCDFGRQPLFCEQGPELCDSIAVNVAEHKQYILRNPVHQPTQNTPSFSENHINTIRAEYTTTGANHAEGGWPKDVNVVDPEATQRYRRKIEKDDNYIHCVMSLSSGMEHYVLQNNAIDMYGTYYAEMSTQPPIEKNSCRTVNVYRDTAAGVGRPISSICWHPEGHSFAVTYVDVDFNHSPRAPIESYIWDLENANYPDIIITPPAALLDLQFNPRDHNVLIGGLMNGQVGVWDKRRGGVPTVACAPHVAHRELVKNVLYINSKSGQEFFSGGSDGACKWWDIRNMSAPTDEMIMDVVKSSFDVQNMASANAISVLEYEPTIPTRFMVGTENGLIIGGNRKGKTPIEKLPAKYEAHLGPVWSLERNPGFLKNFLTVGDWTMRVWSEDCRESAVLWSLPNRHKITAATWSPTRLSLMLVLQWNGVLAMWDLLRRQHEPVLTMQVCEEPLLRVRMHEAGMLAACGSRKGNVYMIELSQNMAQSDKNDKSLLTAIFERESKRERILEARMREFRLKLRQAEEGSPTVGASELELAVGDRDLAEAGAEYAQLVKKELALF